A stretch of Bradyrhizobium diazoefficiens DNA encodes these proteins:
- a CDS encoding outer-membrane lipoprotein carrier protein LolA produces the protein MAGVLLVTTTMVTVASSARAASFAQNVPVPKPAPKGRDNAQPSGGPSITGATQAPPNPVIPDPRRNVPTSIFQTFDANQKAQAAKVSAYLSSLSTLVGNFVQVGPDGSKTQGDFYIQKPGKVRFEYDPPSPIDIVADGSSVVVRDRKLATQDVYPLSQTPLRFLLSDRIDLMKDTNVVNVTADDLFISVTIEEKQALVGTSRLLLMIGAKDGQLKQWTVTDPQGYDTTIAVYNLDAGKKLDPSMFKIDFTNYGPAPG, from the coding sequence GTGGCGGGCGTGCTTCTCGTCACCACGACGATGGTGACCGTAGCGTCGTCTGCGCGAGCGGCGTCGTTCGCGCAAAACGTGCCCGTGCCGAAGCCGGCGCCGAAGGGCCGCGACAATGCTCAGCCCTCGGGGGGGCCGTCGATTACCGGCGCAACGCAGGCGCCGCCGAATCCGGTCATTCCGGATCCGCGCCGCAACGTGCCGACCAGCATCTTCCAGACCTTCGATGCGAACCAGAAGGCGCAGGCGGCCAAGGTCAGCGCCTATCTGTCGTCGCTGTCGACGCTGGTCGGGAATTTCGTCCAGGTCGGCCCCGACGGCAGCAAGACGCAGGGCGATTTCTACATCCAGAAGCCGGGCAAGGTCCGCTTCGAATATGATCCGCCGAGCCCGATCGACATCGTCGCCGACGGATCGTCGGTCGTGGTGCGCGACCGCAAGCTCGCGACGCAGGACGTCTATCCGCTGTCGCAGACGCCGCTGCGCTTCCTGCTCTCGGACCGCATCGACCTGATGAAGGACACCAACGTCGTCAACGTCACCGCCGACGATCTCTTCATCAGCGTCACCATCGAGGAGAAGCAGGCGCTGGTCGGCACCAGCCGTCTGCTGCTGATGATCGGCGCCAAGGACGGCCAGTTGAAGCAATGGACCGTCACCGATCCGCAGGGCTACGACACCACGATCGCGGTCTATAATCTCGATGCGGGCAAGAAGCTCGATCCGAGCATGTTCAAGATCGATTTCACCAATTACGGCCCGGCACCGGGTTGA
- a CDS encoding DNA translocase FtsK — protein MSMSAIERVIPLVGHLPPSIREALSRRVRELTGFGLIALSGTASAALMTWSVQDPSLSHATSRPIRNILGYAGAIGADLAMQILGLGAIMLILTVAVWGWRMMTHRPFDREALRLGCWILCTVIAAGFVSCWPHGGAWPLPTGLGGVVGDALVRAPAVIFGPPGAIYRLVLGAILFVALAATFLIACGLGAREHDAELAEIEDDDKPLDEDEESDRGSVSLGWLFHALMSTKARLIWLFGAAYRSLVSSGPKTKATTFSRQEPNLGGRAAPSISPRSEDEDYEDEHEEEEDEEEEEEPAARAPRKKAAPKAASKKSSDKFELPSVSVLAAPKAGDRQPLSKAELEANSRALEGVLQDFGVRGEIVKANPGPVVTLYELEPAPGIKSSRVIGLADDIARSMSALSARVAVVPGRNAIGIELPNAHREKVYLRELLVAKETIDTVAKLPLCLGKTIGGDPVIIDLARTPHMLIAGTTGSGKSVAINTMILSLVYRLRPDQCRLIMVDPKMLELSVYDGIPHLLTPVVTDPKKAVVALKWAVREMEERYKNMAKLGVRNIDGYNTRLLELKAKGEEPTRTVHTGFDKETGKAIYEEEKLSLDPLPYIVIIVDEMADLMMVAGKDIEGAVQRLAQMARAAGLHVILATQRPSVDVITGTIKANFPTRIAFQVTSKIDSRTILGEMGAEQLLGQGDMLYMAGGGRISRVHGPFASDEEVEKVVRHLKTQGQPEYLEAVTAEEPTEDEDGGAVFDASGMGGDGGGDLFQQAVAIVKRDRKASTSYIQRRLQIGYNRAASLMERMELEGIVGPANHAGKREILVEEEDSHM, from the coding sequence ATGAGCATGTCGGCAATCGAACGTGTCATTCCCCTGGTCGGCCATCTGCCGCCATCGATCCGCGAGGCGTTGAGCCGGCGCGTGCGCGAGCTCACCGGCTTCGGCCTGATCGCGCTGTCAGGCACAGCGTCCGCCGCGCTGATGACCTGGTCGGTGCAAGACCCGAGCCTCAGCCACGCGACCTCGCGGCCGATCCGTAACATTCTCGGTTATGCCGGTGCGATCGGCGCCGATCTCGCGATGCAGATCCTCGGGCTCGGCGCGATCATGCTGATCCTGACGGTCGCGGTGTGGGGCTGGCGCATGATGACCCACCGTCCGTTCGACCGCGAGGCGCTGCGGCTCGGCTGCTGGATTCTCTGCACGGTGATCGCGGCAGGCTTTGTCAGCTGCTGGCCGCATGGCGGCGCCTGGCCGCTGCCGACCGGACTCGGCGGTGTGGTCGGCGACGCGCTGGTGCGGGCGCCCGCTGTGATCTTCGGGCCGCCCGGCGCAATCTATCGTCTGGTGCTCGGTGCCATCCTGTTCGTCGCGCTGGCCGCGACCTTTCTGATCGCCTGCGGGCTCGGCGCACGCGAGCATGACGCAGAGCTCGCAGAGATCGAGGACGACGACAAGCCGCTCGACGAGGACGAGGAGAGCGATCGCGGCTCGGTCTCGCTGGGCTGGCTGTTCCACGCTCTGATGAGCACCAAGGCGCGGCTGATCTGGTTGTTCGGCGCCGCTTACCGCTCGCTGGTCTCAAGCGGACCAAAGACCAAGGCCACTACGTTCAGCCGTCAGGAACCCAATCTCGGCGGCCGCGCCGCGCCCTCGATCTCGCCGCGATCCGAGGACGAGGATTACGAGGACGAGCACGAAGAAGAGGAAGACGAGGAGGAAGAGGAGGAGCCGGCCGCGCGTGCCCCGCGCAAAAAGGCCGCTCCGAAGGCGGCGTCCAAGAAATCCTCCGACAAGTTCGAGCTTCCGTCCGTGTCCGTGCTGGCCGCGCCCAAGGCCGGCGATCGCCAGCCGCTCAGCAAGGCTGAACTGGAAGCCAATTCGCGCGCGCTCGAAGGCGTGCTGCAGGATTTCGGCGTGCGCGGCGAAATCGTGAAGGCCAATCCGGGTCCCGTGGTCACGCTGTACGAGCTGGAGCCGGCGCCCGGTATCAAATCCTCGCGCGTGATCGGCCTCGCCGACGACATCGCCCGCTCCATGAGCGCGTTGTCGGCGCGCGTCGCCGTCGTGCCCGGCCGCAATGCCATCGGCATCGAACTGCCGAACGCGCATCGTGAAAAGGTCTATCTGCGCGAGCTGCTGGTCGCGAAGGAGACGATCGACACAGTCGCGAAGCTGCCGCTCTGCCTCGGCAAGACCATCGGCGGCGACCCCGTCATCATCGATCTCGCGCGCACGCCGCACATGCTGATCGCCGGCACCACCGGCTCGGGCAAGTCGGTCGCGATCAACACCATGATCCTCAGTCTGGTCTACCGGCTGCGCCCGGACCAGTGCCGGTTGATCATGGTCGATCCGAAGATGCTCGAACTCAGCGTCTATGACGGCATTCCTCATCTGCTCACCCCGGTCGTGACCGATCCGAAGAAGGCGGTGGTCGCGCTGAAATGGGCCGTGCGCGAGATGGAAGAGCGCTACAAGAACATGGCCAAGCTCGGTGTGCGCAACATCGACGGCTACAACACGCGCCTGCTCGAGTTGAAGGCCAAGGGCGAAGAGCCGACGCGCACGGTGCACACCGGCTTCGACAAGGAAACCGGCAAGGCGATCTACGAGGAAGAGAAGCTCTCGCTCGATCCGCTGCCCTACATCGTCATCATCGTCGACGAAATGGCCGACCTGATGATGGTCGCCGGCAAGGACATCGAAGGCGCGGTGCAGCGCCTCGCGCAGATGGCGCGCGCCGCCGGCCTGCATGTGATCCTCGCGACCCAGCGTCCGTCGGTCGACGTCATCACCGGCACCATCAAGGCGAACTTCCCGACCCGTATCGCCTTCCAGGTCACCTCAAAGATCGACAGCCGCACGATCCTGGGCGAGATGGGCGCCGAGCAGCTGCTCGGCCAGGGCGACATGCTCTACATGGCGGGCGGCGGCCGCATCAGCCGCGTGCACGGACCGTTTGCGTCCGACGAGGAAGTCGAGAAGGTGGTGCGCCACCTCAAGACGCAGGGCCAGCCGGAATATCTCGAAGCGGTCACCGCCGAAGAACCGACCGAGGACGAGGATGGCGGCGCCGTGTTCGACGCCAGCGGCATGGGCGGAGATGGCGGCGGCGACCTCTTCCAGCAGGCTGTCGCGATCGTGAAACGCGACCGCAAGGCCTCGACCAGCTACATCCAGCGCCGGCTGCAAATCGGCTATAACCGCGCCGCATCGCTGATGGAGCGCATGGAACTGGAAGGCATCGTCGGACCCGCCAATCACGCCGGCAAGCGCGAGATTTTGGTCGAGGAAGAAGACAGCCATATGTGA
- a CDS encoding aminotransferase class I/II-fold pyridoxal phosphate-dependent enzyme, with product MAMTASSRAPLAGGSSDSERSPFVRLNELLAPHQPGKPLISLAVGEPQHPVPDFVGPVLAKHIADFGRYPANKGTDPFRKAASAWLSSRFKLPRSLDPESEILVLNGSREGLFLAAIAAARYVGPRPGKPAILMPNPFYPVYGAGAGAAACEPIYLPTTVENGFLPDLDAIDEATLARTVAFYLASPANPQGSVAKPDYFKRLKQLADRYGFVILSDECYSEIYTREAPGSALECAGPDFTRVVAFQSLSKRSNLPGLRVGFAAGDKNFIGMFLELRNIAAPQVPVPLQHVATVAYGDEAHVEENRRLYRLKFDLADQIIGNRYGYRRPDAGFCVWLNTSEIGDDVSVCLKLFREAGVRVVPGSYLARLQPDGFNPGAGYIRLALVQDSETTAQALHRLVETLG from the coding sequence ATGGCCATGACCGCTTCATCCCGTGCGCCGCTAGCCGGTGGAAGCTCCGACAGTGAACGCTCGCCTTTCGTCCGGTTGAACGAGCTGTTGGCGCCGCATCAGCCTGGCAAGCCCTTGATTTCGCTTGCGGTTGGCGAGCCCCAGCATCCGGTGCCCGACTTCGTCGGCCCGGTGCTGGCCAAGCACATCGCCGATTTCGGCCGTTACCCCGCAAACAAGGGGACCGACCCGTTCCGCAAAGCAGCAAGCGCCTGGCTGTCGTCGCGCTTCAAGCTGCCGCGGTCGCTCGACCCCGAGAGCGAGATTCTCGTCCTCAATGGCAGCCGCGAGGGTCTGTTCCTCGCCGCGATCGCGGCGGCACGTTATGTCGGCCCGCGTCCCGGCAAGCCTGCGATCCTGATGCCGAACCCGTTCTACCCGGTCTATGGCGCTGGCGCTGGCGCGGCGGCCTGCGAGCCGATCTATCTGCCGACCACCGTCGAAAACGGTTTCCTGCCCGATCTCGATGCGATCGACGAAGCGACGCTGGCGCGCACGGTGGCGTTCTATCTGGCTTCTCCCGCGAATCCACAAGGCTCGGTCGCCAAGCCGGACTATTTCAAGCGGCTGAAGCAACTCGCCGACCGCTATGGCTTCGTGATCCTCAGCGACGAGTGCTACTCCGAGATCTACACCCGCGAAGCGCCGGGTAGTGCGCTCGAATGCGCAGGCCCCGATTTCACCCGCGTGGTTGCGTTCCAGTCGCTGTCGAAGCGCTCGAACCTGCCGGGTCTGCGCGTCGGCTTCGCCGCCGGCGACAAGAATTTCATCGGCATGTTCCTCGAGCTGCGCAACATCGCAGCGCCCCAGGTGCCGGTGCCGCTCCAGCATGTCGCGACCGTTGCCTATGGCGACGAAGCGCATGTCGAGGAGAACCGCAGGCTCTACCGGCTCAAATTCGATCTCGCCGACCAGATCATCGGCAATCGTTACGGCTATCGCCGGCCCGACGCCGGCTTCTGCGTCTGGCTGAACACATCCGAGATCGGCGACGACGTATCGGTGTGCCTCAAACTCTTTAGGGAAGCCGGCGTGCGCGTGGTGCCCGGTTCCTATCTGGCGCGGCTTCAACCCGACGGCTTCAATCCCGGTGCCGGCTACATTCGCCTGGCTCTGGTGCAGGACAGTGAGACCACGGCGCAGGCGCTGCACCGGCTGGTCGAAACTCTGGGTTAG
- a CDS encoding GFA family protein, translating into MRLEGGCYCGEVCYVAEGDPMMQAQCHCRECQYISGGAPNTFIAMPAAGFSYITGHPKQFTRKDLERTVTREFCAERGTHLVTKVPGLPAAVLKVGTLDEPKQFHPQLAIFTCDKQEFHQIPAGKPAFERVPGH; encoded by the coding sequence ATGCGTTTGGAAGGTGGATGCTATTGCGGTGAAGTGTGCTACGTCGCCGAGGGCGATCCGATGATGCAGGCCCAATGTCACTGCCGCGAGTGCCAGTATATTTCGGGCGGCGCGCCCAACACGTTCATCGCGATGCCGGCGGCCGGCTTCAGCTACATCACCGGCCACCCCAAGCAGTTCACCCGCAAAGACCTCGAACGCACCGTGACGCGTGAATTCTGTGCCGAGCGTGGCACCCATCTGGTGACGAAGGTTCCGGGACTGCCAGCCGCGGTCCTCAAGGTCGGCACGCTCGACGAGCCCAAACAGTTCCATCCGCAATTGGCGATCTTCACGTGCGACAAGCAGGAATTCCACCAGATCCCCGCGGGCAAGCCGGCTTTTGAGAGAGTGCCGGGGCACTGA
- a CDS encoding caspase family protein, producing MKVSTSPSTPSAPTTCNLSSRTRSHPGSRPQLRFGHIPGNAPTVEGLQRKLEPLSFCAAPRRPSSGGRRKSKLQNVRVGDYHAPDLEQTFMRLVQFLAFCFLSVVLPALDAHADKRVALVIGNGAYRNVPALPNPTNDAADVGAALKRAGFDPLVATDLDQAVMQETVLRFAREARGADVALFYYSGHALQFGGVNYLVPVDAVVRDEVDLRRLVRADEILADLQQAKNLRILVLDACRDNPFADELRRNVGQGRSVTVARGLAKMESPDGTIISYATQSGRTADDGDGRNSPYTSAFIEHIRDRDNVNTVFQTISAGVYRRTKGTQVPELSLSFFGEYYLNGKPETAAAAPTAPQSDPCADAGGHWRSTETLGTLAAFKDHLVRFPACAFADLARSRIAALAKSADDEKRTTAFDGTWIGKETCDSKPPFLEGYYQYALPIKDGVLHAVFGDEGKPGSFVFDGRIEADGSASIIVKGLFAENDPLRRPPGSPFQYKIVLALKDASGAGVRTETARPCRMELSKLGSQSPDTSPPHADPKRATKPDDKTAVVSPEQREGAKARQTGGGLSCSVMRGRCVTACVSGGANCASTLCPRLEAECMSSGCWHSRRFSGCGLARR from the coding sequence CGCGCCTACAACATGTAACCTCTCCTCCCGGACGCGGTCTCATCCGGGATCGCGCCCACAACTACGGTTTGGGCACATACCCGGCAATGCCCCGACCGTTGAGGGGCTCCAGCGCAAGCTGGAGCCCCTTTCTTTTTGTGCGGCGCCGCGCCGACCCAGCAGCGGGGGCCGCCGTAAGTCAAAATTGCAAAATGTCAGAGTCGGCGACTATCATGCTCCCGATCTGGAGCAGACTTTCATGCGTCTAGTGCAATTCCTGGCCTTTTGCTTCCTGTCGGTTGTCCTGCCGGCGCTCGACGCTCATGCCGACAAGCGCGTCGCCCTGGTGATCGGCAACGGCGCCTACAGGAACGTTCCCGCGCTACCCAATCCGACCAACGATGCGGCGGATGTCGGGGCGGCCCTGAAACGCGCCGGATTCGATCCTCTGGTCGCGACCGATCTCGACCAGGCCGTGATGCAGGAGACCGTCCTTCGCTTTGCGCGTGAGGCCCGCGGCGCCGACGTTGCCCTGTTCTATTACAGCGGGCACGCACTCCAATTCGGCGGCGTCAATTACCTCGTGCCCGTCGATGCCGTGGTCCGCGACGAAGTCGACTTGCGGCGCCTGGTGCGCGCCGATGAGATCCTTGCGGATCTGCAGCAGGCGAAGAACCTGCGAATCCTCGTGCTCGACGCCTGCCGCGACAATCCATTTGCCGACGAGCTGCGGCGTAACGTGGGGCAGGGCCGCAGCGTGACCGTGGCACGCGGGCTCGCCAAGATGGAGAGCCCGGACGGCACAATCATCTCCTATGCGACCCAGTCCGGGCGGACCGCCGATGACGGCGACGGCCGCAACAGTCCCTACACCAGCGCGTTCATCGAGCACATCCGCGACAGGGACAACGTCAATACGGTGTTTCAGACCATCAGCGCCGGCGTCTACCGGCGCACCAAGGGCACGCAGGTGCCCGAGCTCTCTTTGTCGTTCTTTGGCGAGTACTACCTGAACGGCAAGCCCGAGACGGCGGCCGCGGCCCCAACAGCGCCCCAGTCCGATCCCTGCGCGGATGCGGGAGGCCATTGGCGAAGCACGGAAACCCTCGGCACGCTTGCCGCCTTCAAGGATCACCTCGTGCGCTTCCCGGCCTGCGCGTTCGCCGACCTCGCAAGATCGCGCATCGCGGCGCTGGCAAAATCCGCAGACGACGAAAAGCGCACCACCGCGTTCGACGGAACCTGGATCGGCAAGGAAACCTGCGACAGCAAGCCACCATTTCTGGAGGGCTATTACCAATACGCCCTGCCGATCAAGGATGGAGTGCTTCACGCCGTCTTTGGCGACGAGGGTAAGCCCGGCTCGTTCGTCTTTGACGGAAGGATCGAGGCCGATGGCAGCGCCAGCATCATAGTCAAGGGTCTCTTTGCCGAAAACGACCCGTTGCGCCGCCCCCCCGGCAGTCCCTTTCAGTACAAGATCGTTCTCGCGCTGAAGGACGCGAGCGGAGCCGGCGTTCGCACCGAGACGGCGCGCCCCTGCCGGATGGAATTGTCGAAGCTGGGATCGCAAAGCCCGGATACAAGTCCGCCTCATGCCGATCCAAAACGAGCCACCAAGCCCGACGACAAGACCGCCGTGGTTTCGCCCGAACAGCGCGAAGGTGCAAAAGCCAGGCAGACCGGTGGCGGGCTGAGCTGCTCGGTGATGCGAGGCAGGTGCGTCACGGCATGTGTCTCCGGCGGCGCGAATTGCGCTTCAACCTTGTGCCCACGGTTGGAAGCAGAGTGCATGAGCAGCGGATGCTGGCACAGCCGAAGGTTCAGCGGCTGCGGGCTTGCCAGGAGATAG